One genomic region from Verrucomicrobiota bacterium encodes:
- the nusB gene encoding transcription antitermination factor NusB, which yields MGMRREARERAVQFLFQYDLNPPEDLERALEQFWQSQRAAAIAEDKGKARWGEPPEFPPITTDEAAVRLFAEPLIRGTLEHRDELDNQIMRYAKNWSLHRMAVVDRNVLRLAIYEMFHREDIPPVVSINEAVDIAKKFSTEESGRFVNGMLDKIKGDLMRPARIVKS from the coding sequence ATGGGAATGCGCCGTGAAGCGCGGGAACGCGCAGTTCAATTCCTATTCCAATACGACCTGAACCCTCCGGAAGATCTGGAGCGGGCGTTGGAACAATTCTGGCAAAGCCAGCGCGCCGCCGCCATCGCGGAGGACAAAGGCAAGGCGCGCTGGGGCGAGCCGCCGGAGTTTCCACCGATCACAACCGACGAAGCCGCCGTGCGCTTGTTCGCCGAACCGCTCATCCGGGGCACGCTGGAGCACCGCGACGAGCTCGACAACCAGATCATGCGCTACGCCAAGAATTGGTCGCTGCACCGCATGGCGGTCGTGGACCGAAACGTATTGCGGCTGGCCATCTATGAGATGTTCCACCGGGAAGACATCCCGCCCGTGGTGAGCATCAACGAAGCCGTGGACATTGCGAAGAAATTCTCCACGGAAGAAAGCGGGCGCTTTGTCAACGGCATGCTGGACAAGATCAAAGGAGATTTGATGCGCCCGGCAAGGATCGTCAAATCGTAG
- a CDS encoding PHP domain-containing protein: MFADLHLHTSFSDGTYTPEELVMHARRHGLGAVALTDHDTVEGCARMSAACQQQSLEFIPGSELTAELDGVELHLIGYFIDTKHPRLLEEMAKFQSVRQNRIREMVARLNKMNIPLEADAVFAIANCRSPGRPHVGRALVQAGICATLDEAFERFLKKHRPAWVPKFKISAVDAIALIHEAGGVAVLAHPGLNRSDDVIPLLVDAGMDGIECYHTKHTPSTCERYLTIAEECHLIVTGGSDCHGLNKGKPLIGTIKLPYSHVLELKSKASEIRRTHVTPRPFANPPVL; this comes from the coding sequence ATGTTCGCCGATCTCCATTTGCACACGAGTTTTTCCGACGGCACGTACACGCCGGAGGAATTGGTGATGCACGCCCGGCGCCATGGGCTGGGGGCCGTCGCGCTGACCGATCACGATACGGTCGAAGGCTGCGCCCGGATGTCCGCGGCCTGCCAGCAGCAGAGCCTGGAGTTCATCCCGGGTTCGGAACTGACCGCGGAACTGGACGGCGTGGAACTTCATTTGATCGGGTATTTCATCGACACCAAGCATCCGCGGTTGCTGGAGGAAATGGCGAAGTTTCAATCCGTGCGCCAGAATCGGATTCGTGAAATGGTGGCGCGCCTGAACAAGATGAACATTCCTTTGGAAGCGGATGCGGTCTTCGCGATTGCCAACTGCCGTTCGCCCGGCCGTCCGCACGTGGGCCGGGCGCTGGTGCAGGCGGGCATCTGCGCCACGCTGGACGAAGCGTTCGAGCGCTTTCTGAAAAAGCACCGGCCGGCGTGGGTGCCGAAATTCAAGATCTCCGCCGTCGATGCCATTGCTTTGATTCACGAAGCCGGCGGTGTGGCGGTGCTGGCTCATCCGGGACTGAACCGGAGCGACGATGTCATTCCGCTTCTGGTCGATGCGGGCATGGACGGCATTGAATGTTACCACACCAAGCACACGCCTTCGACCTGCGAACGGTACCTGACCATCGCCGAGGAATGCCATCTCATCGTGACGGGCGGCTCCGATTGCCACGGCCTGAACAAAGGCAAGCCGCTCATTGGCACGATCAAGCTCCCCTACTCTCACGTTCTTGAGCTGAAATCGAAAGCCAGCGAGATTCGACGCACCCACGTGACGCCGCGTCCCTTCGCCAACCCGCCCGTTTTGTAA